CACAGGTgcccagagacagagagagacttagCAAAGCAGTGGCCCAGCAGCACCCACCTAAGGCAGGCCCAGCAGAGGGTGAGGCATCCTGGGGGGAGGCCAGAGAGGGGACATGGGGGTGGACGAGGAGCACAGCTGCTTCTGAGGACATGATAGGATTTAGAGGCTGTGTGCCCAATGACCTCCAGTGGCAGAGGGACAACCCTTTCCCCTGCCTATCCCTAGTCCTCTGTTTGTTTACCTGCCCCCAtgccacccccaccaccatcccCCCGCAGCCCCCgagtctctctcccctccccaatcCCATGCCTGGTTCTCCCAGGAAGTGCCCAGCAGAGGGGAGGGAAGCCTTGTTGTTCAGCCCCAGGGTGGGCAGGCGGCAGGCACAGCTGCTGCCCTCAGCTCCTGCTCTGGCTTCCCTAGGGGCTGGCTCTGGCTGGGGGCTCCCCGACTCCCTTCCCCACCATAAGGCACAGCGTCTGTCCTGCTGTTGCCCAGCTGAAGTGCCATGTCCTCCTGGCTCCCTGCCAAGCACTCTGCCGGCCCTGAGGGCCTTGCCAAGCACAGGCCTGTGGAATCCTGGCTTTCCCAGCTGGCCCTGGCTGCAGCCAGATTCTCTGATCTTCTGATCTGAATGGAGATGCCTGGACAGGGGCTGCAGGAAACTAAAGCCCAATGCCTACTCCCACTGTGGAAGGGGCCAAAATCAGGCTGACTGAGGCATCAGTGCTTGATCTGGGCCCTGGGGTCTCTCTTGGATGCAAGACTGTCCCGGTATGCTGTTAGGAACAGGGGCCTAGGTTGGTGACCTGAGGACAGGGGCTCTAGACCACACCAGGGAATCTTTCTGGGGGGAAGGCAGAAAACTTAGGGGCTGAACCCTCCTCCATGAGTCTAATCTCCAAAGTGCAAGTGTATGGTCAGTAAGGGTCTTTATTGGAAGAGAGATCCAGCCTCCTTGGCTCTGTCAGCACCCTAGGTCATGAGGATTTCGATGTCAAGCTCCAGCCGGCTGGCTCTGACCTCATAGTGGCCCCGGATCAGGCCTCGGGTTTGGCTGGCATGCCAGCGCCAGTGAGACTGGATGATGCAGGCCGCTTGGCGTGCCTGGAGGAACCGCCTGCGGGCCTGCCACATTCGAACCTGTGCCTGCACCTTCACCACTGCCCACTCCTGGCAGGTATAGAGTCTTAGTGCCAGGCGCCGTCTTTGCTCCAACATCTTGGCCTGCATTGACCTCCACCAGCACTGGATGACCCAGGCTCTGAGTGCTGCATGCAGTAACGTCCGGCGCACCATGTTTCCACGCCACCATGACTGAATCTTTATGGCTGTCTTCTCTAACTGATTGGAGGGAAGGAAAAACAGGGAGATGCTCAATGGGGGACTCTCGCCTCCTGTTCCTATCCCCATCTCTGATCTTGGGAGGAAAGAAGGCCTGGCCCAGGTGCCCCTGACTTCTTGTTTCTAGGGCCCATCCATCTTGTTTCCAATCCCCCACTCACATTTAGACACGGTTCATTACCTGTCAGGTAAGTCCCTACTGCAAGGACCTTACTCACATTTTGCGTGTCCATGGCCTTGATCCTTAGGGTCCACTTATCTGTCATTTAGGCCACCCTTGTCTTTAGCCCCACCCTCAACTGTTAGTCACACCTCCATCATTGGACTCCGCCCACTTGCACACAAGACTCTACCTCATCAGGTCGTGTCTGCACACATTTTAACcacatttctctctcctcttctcttgctTTCATCTCTTTTGCCTTATTgattcccaccactttgggagcctACCATTATCTCTTGCCTTCAGTTTATTTCCCAGCCCCAGTGGCATTCCTGATCCTCCTGATGGCAGTGAAGAGAGAGTCATGCAGCTTACCTACAAGGAAGAAGTTTTACTTTAAGCCTCTACTCATAGCCAGTTTGGATTTCCTGAAGCTTAAGTGTCAGGGCGCCTGTCAGGGCCCGAGGAACGTGTTTACAGAGCTGTATATTTTTGGGTAAAATTTGTGAAAGCAAGATATTTCAGCTGCAATTGGAGAGGACCTCTGTCTCTTTTCCCTCTTACTCCCTCTGTCACTCACCTCCTGTTGAGTGGGGTTGGAATGGCAGCCTCTTTTGCCATGAGACTAAGGGAAGGCTGAGTTGGGATagactcagtttttttttttttcttttttttttgagactgagtctcgctctgtcgcccaggctggagtgtagtggcacaatctcggctcactgcaagctccgcctcccgggttcaggccattctcctgcctcagcctcctgagtagctgggactacaggtgcccgccaccacgcccggctaattttttgtctttttagtagagacggggtttcactgtgttagccaggatggtctcgatctcctgacctcgtgatccgcctgcctctgcctcccaaagtgctgggattacaggcgtgagccaccgcgcccggcctagactcAGTTTAACAGCATAGATTTATGTGGT
This region of Gorilla gorilla gorilla isolate KB3781 chromosome 2, NHGRI_mGorGor1-v2.1_pri, whole genome shotgun sequence genomic DNA includes:
- the IQCF6 gene encoding IQ domain-containing protein F6 isoform X2; translated protein: MVRRTLLHAALRAWVIQCWWRSMQAKMLEQRRRLALRLYTCQEWAVVKVQAQVRMWQARRRFLQARQAACIIQSHWRWHASQTRGLIRGHYEVRASRLELDIEILMT
- the IQCF6 gene encoding IQ domain-containing protein F6 isoform X3, with amino-acid sequence MDTQNVSKVLAVGTYLTGNEPCLNLEKTAIKIQSWWRGNMVRRTLLHAALRAWVIQCWWRSMQAKMLEQRRRLALRLYTCQEWAVVKVQAQVRMWQARRRFLQARQAACIIQSHWRWHASQTRGLIRGHYEVRASRLELDIEILMT
- the IQCF6 gene encoding IQ domain-containing protein F6 isoform X1, with product MTDKWTLRIKAMDTQNLEKTAIKIQSWWRGNMVRRTLLHAALRAWVIQCWWRSMQAKMLEQRRRLALRLYTCQEWAVVKVQAQVRMWQARRRFLQARQAACIIQSHWRWHASQTRGLIRGHYEVRASRLELDIEILMT